The following are encoded together in the Acidaminococcales bacterium genome:
- a CDS encoding [FeFe] hydrogenase, group A, translated as MNTDMVNVTIDGRKVSVHKSASVLNAANKAGIKIPTLCYHPELRPEGACRICMVEVEGARTLVASCAYPVNEGMIVRTNTEAVRHARRSVVELMLANHPSDCLACVRNKNCELQNVAAELGLRKIRFDGEKKKFPLDANNPSLVRDNEKCILCGRCVRVCSERQGVHVYSFTRRGFNTVVSPAFDAGLDEAACTYCGQCSVVCPTAAITEKDDTEAVWKAISDPTKHVIIQTAPSVRVALGETQGLAPGAIVTGKMVAALRRMGFDKVFDTNFSADLTIMEEGNEFVHRLKNGGKLPMVTSCSPGWVNLAEIFYPDLLGHLSTAKSPQQMFGAVVKTYYAEKSGIDPKNIVSVSAMPCTAKKAEAMRPQMRSSGYQDVDIVITTRELGRMIKEAGIDFAGIGEEEFDAPMDIGSGAGAIFGATGGVMEAALRTAYELLTGEELKNLDFDDVRGLKGLKEATVDIAGVKVKVAVANTLGQARQMMERVRAQEAPYHFIEIMACPGGCISGGGQPVPVNGEIRMKRHASIYEIDQRSAIRKSHENPAIKTLYSEWLGQPLGEKAHKLLHTHYHPQYRGI; from the coding sequence ATGAACACGGATATGGTAAATGTTACGATAGACGGCAGGAAGGTCAGCGTGCATAAAAGCGCGAGCGTCCTTAACGCGGCCAACAAAGCGGGCATAAAAATACCGACTTTGTGCTATCATCCGGAACTGCGCCCGGAAGGGGCCTGCCGCATATGCATGGTGGAGGTGGAGGGCGCGAGGACGCTTGTCGCCTCCTGCGCGTATCCGGTCAACGAAGGCATGATCGTGCGCACCAACACGGAGGCGGTGCGGCACGCCCGGCGCTCGGTAGTTGAACTGATGCTGGCCAACCATCCGTCCGATTGCCTTGCCTGCGTACGCAACAAAAACTGTGAACTGCAAAATGTCGCGGCCGAACTTGGCCTAAGGAAAATACGCTTCGACGGGGAAAAGAAAAAATTCCCGCTTGACGCGAACAACCCATCGTTGGTGCGCGACAACGAAAAATGCATTTTATGCGGGCGCTGCGTCAGGGTATGTTCCGAACGGCAGGGCGTCCACGTCTACAGCTTTACCCGCCGCGGGTTCAACACCGTCGTCTCGCCCGCCTTTGACGCGGGGCTGGACGAGGCGGCCTGCACTTACTGCGGGCAGTGCTCGGTGGTCTGCCCGACCGCCGCCATCACGGAAAAAGACGATACCGAGGCGGTATGGAAAGCGATCAGCGACCCAACCAAACATGTCATAATCCAAACCGCCCCGTCCGTCCGCGTCGCGCTCGGCGAGACGCAGGGGCTTGCCCCGGGCGCCATAGTGACGGGCAAGATGGTGGCGGCGTTAAGGCGCATGGGCTTTGACAAAGTGTTTGACACCAATTTCAGCGCGGATCTTACCATCATGGAAGAAGGCAACGAATTTGTCCACCGGCTGAAAAACGGCGGCAAACTGCCGATGGTTACCTCCTGCAGCCCCGGCTGGGTAAATTTGGCCGAAATCTTTTATCCTGACCTGTTAGGGCATCTTTCCACCGCCAAATCGCCGCAGCAGATGTTCGGCGCCGTGGTCAAAACCTACTACGCCGAAAAAAGCGGCATAGACCCCAAAAACATAGTATCGGTGTCCGCCATGCCCTGCACGGCGAAAAAGGCCGAAGCCATGCGCCCGCAAATGCGCTCCAGCGGCTATCAGGACGTTGACATAGTGATTACCACAAGAGAGCTTGGCCGCATGATCAAAGAGGCCGGCATAGACTTCGCGGGCATAGGGGAAGAAGAATTTGACGCCCCGATGGACATCGGCAGCGGCGCGGGCGCGATTTTCGGCGCTACCGGCGGCGTCATGGAAGCGGCGCTGAGGACCGCCTACGAGCTTTTGACCGGGGAAGAACTCAAAAATCTGGACTTTGACGACGTGCGCGGGCTGAAAGGCTTAAAAGAGGCCACGGTGGACATAGCGGGCGTTAAAGTAAAAGTCGCGGTGGCCAACACGCTGGGGCAGGCGCGGCAAATGATGGAAAGGGTGAGGGCGCAAGAGGCGCCGTATCATTTCATCGAGATCATGGCCTGCCCGGGCGGCTGTATCAGCGGCGGCGGCCAGCCCGTGCCGGTAAACGGCGAAATACGCATGAAAAGGCACGCCTCCATCTATGAAATAGACCAGCGATCCGCCATAAGAAAATCGCATGAAAATCCCGCCATCAAAACCCTTTACTCCGAATGGCTCGGGCAGCCGTTAGGGGAGAAGGCGCACAAACTTTTGCATACCCATTACCACCCCCAGTACAGAGGGATTTAG
- a CDS encoding methylmalonyl-CoA mutase family protein yields MANEKILEGLKAYNAAVEKTLAKSPERTNLEVNRLYTPLDIEGFDYETNLGFPGSYPFTRGVQPTMYRGRFWTMRMYAGFATAAESNKRYRLLLERGGSGLSCAFDLPTQIGYDSDDPIAEGEVGKVGVAIDSLEDMEVLFDQIPLGKVSTSMTINAPAAILLAMYIAVAEKQGVPASQLNGTIQNDILKEYSSRGTYIFPPAPSMRLITNIFEYCSQNVPRWNSISISGYHIREAGATAAQEIAFTIADGIAYVEAALKAGMDIDDFAGSLSFFWNAHNNVLEEVAKFRASRRVWSKLMKERFGAKKPKSQMLRVHTQTAGSMLTAQQPDNNVVRVALQTAAAVMGGTQSLHTNSKDEALALPSEASVTVALRTQQIVAEESGLADVVDPLGGSYYVEALTDKIEAECWDYIKKIDDLGGAPVAIEKGYIQREIQESAYKWQMQVEKGERVIVGVNKYVDKKEVPPKDLLRVDASVGEGQKKRLAALRAKRDNAAVDAALDALEEGAKDEKVNLMPLILTAVKAYATEGEICKRLRKVFGEYKAISTL; encoded by the coding sequence ATGGCAAATGAAAAAATACTGGAAGGGTTGAAAGCGTACAACGCCGCAGTGGAAAAGACGCTTGCAAAATCACCCGAACGTACCAACCTGGAGGTAAACAGGCTTTATACCCCGCTTGACATCGAAGGTTTCGATTACGAAACCAACTTGGGGTTCCCCGGCTCGTACCCGTTCACCCGCGGCGTACAGCCAACCATGTATCGCGGCCGTTTCTGGACCATGCGCATGTACGCCGGTTTCGCGACCGCCGCCGAATCCAACAAACGTTACCGCCTGCTGCTGGAAAGAGGCGGCTCGGGACTTTCCTGCGCCTTCGACCTGCCGACGCAGATTGGCTATGATTCCGACGATCCGATTGCCGAAGGCGAAGTCGGCAAAGTAGGCGTCGCCATTGACTCCCTGGAAGACATGGAAGTGCTGTTTGACCAAATCCCGTTGGGCAAGGTTTCCACTTCAATGACCATCAACGCCCCGGCGGCCATCCTTTTGGCCATGTACATCGCGGTGGCCGAAAAACAGGGCGTGCCGGCCAGCCAGCTTAACGGCACCATCCAAAACGACATATTAAAGGAATATTCGTCGCGCGGCACTTATATTTTCCCGCCCGCCCCTTCCATGCGCCTCATCACCAATATATTTGAGTATTGCTCGCAAAACGTGCCCAGATGGAACAGCATTTCCATTTCCGGCTATCACATCCGCGAAGCCGGCGCGACGGCCGCCCAGGAAATCGCCTTCACCATCGCCGACGGCATAGCCTATGTCGAGGCGGCGTTGAAAGCCGGCATGGACATAGACGATTTTGCCGGCAGTTTGTCCTTTTTCTGGAACGCCCACAACAACGTGCTGGAAGAGGTCGCCAAATTCCGCGCCTCCCGCCGCGTCTGGTCCAAACTCATGAAAGAGCGTTTCGGCGCGAAAAAGCCAAAATCCCAGATGCTGCGCGTACATACCCAGACCGCCGGTTCCATGCTGACCGCCCAGCAGCCTGACAACAACGTCGTCCGCGTGGCTTTGCAGACGGCCGCCGCCGTAATGGGCGGGACGCAGTCCCTGCACACCAACTCCAAGGACGAGGCGCTGGCTCTTCCGTCGGAAGCGTCCGTAACCGTCGCCCTGCGCACCCAGCAGATAGTCGCGGAAGAAAGCGGCCTGGCCGACGTAGTCGACCCGTTGGGCGGCTCCTATTATGTGGAAGCGCTGACCGACAAAATAGAGGCCGAGTGCTGGGACTACATCAAAAAGATTGACGATCTCGGCGGCGCGCCGGTCGCCATCGAAAAAGGCTATATACAGCGGGAGATCCAGGAAAGCGCCTACAAATGGCAGATGCAGGTGGAAAAAGGCGAGCGCGTCATCGTCGGCGTGAACAAGTACGTAGACAAGAAAGAAGTGCCTCCGAAAGACCTTCTGCGTGTGGACGCTTCCGTGGGCGAAGGCCAGAAGAAGCGCTTGGCCGCTTTAAGGGCCAAACGCGACAATGCCGCCGTAGACGCGGCGCTTGACGCGCTGGAAGAAGGCGCCAAGGATGAAAAAGTAAACCTTATGCCGCTCATTCTTACCGCAGTTAAAGCCTACGCCACCGAAGGCGAAATTTGCAAACGCCTGCGCAAGGTGTTCGGCGAATACAAAGCCATCAGCACATTATAA
- a CDS encoding acetyl-CoA hydrolase/transferase family protein, with amino-acid sequence MGIEISDRIKNKALLAKVTTAEAAADLIKDGMNIGVSGFTPAGYPKAVPLALAKKVEAGQAPLKVNLWTGASVGAELDGSWAKAGILGKRLPYQTNNDTRNAINAGKVNYTDLHLSHVAQMSRYGFLGGGVDLAIIEACKITEDGCIVGTTSEGNSASFVQSAKQVIVEINVTQPEELEKMHDVYIPLDPPHRQPIPITKADDRIGTTYIPCDPRKIVAIVPCDIIDGTRALAAIDDDAKAMSGHLIEFLQNEIKQGRLPKNLLPLQSGVGSVANAVIAGLVDSPFENLSVYTEVVQDGMFDLIDAGKLVVASGTSLSPSPDALKRFYANIGKYLPRLILRPQEISNSPEIARRLGVIAMNTAIEYDIYGHVNSTHTLGTKMMNGIGGSGDFARNAYLTFFFTNSVAKKGDISSIVPMCSHIDSTEHDIDVFVTERGVADVRGLSPKERAKVIIEKTAHPDYQPLLRDYVKRAIDKLGPVHTPHLLGEALSFHTRFAETGSMKVK; translated from the coding sequence ATGGGAATTGAAATCAGCGATCGTATCAAAAACAAGGCTCTGCTCGCAAAAGTAACCACGGCCGAGGCCGCCGCCGATCTGATCAAGGACGGCATGAACATCGGCGTCAGCGGCTTTACTCCCGCCGGCTACCCCAAAGCGGTGCCGCTGGCGCTCGCGAAAAAAGTCGAGGCAGGACAAGCGCCTTTGAAAGTCAACCTTTGGACGGGCGCCTCGGTCGGCGCCGAACTTGACGGTTCCTGGGCCAAAGCCGGCATCCTCGGCAAACGGCTGCCCTATCAGACCAACAACGACACAAGAAACGCCATAAACGCCGGCAAGGTAAATTATACCGACCTGCATCTTAGCCATGTCGCCCAGATGTCCCGCTACGGCTTTTTGGGCGGCGGCGTCGACCTGGCCATAATCGAGGCCTGCAAGATAACGGAGGACGGCTGCATCGTCGGCACCACTTCGGAAGGCAACTCCGCCTCTTTCGTGCAAAGCGCCAAACAGGTCATAGTGGAGATTAACGTTACGCAGCCGGAAGAACTGGAAAAAATGCACGACGTTTATATCCCGCTCGATCCCCCCCACCGCCAGCCCATCCCTATCACCAAGGCGGACGACCGCATCGGCACTACCTACATTCCCTGCGACCCGCGCAAGATAGTCGCCATAGTGCCCTGCGACATCATTGACGGCACCCGCGCGCTGGCCGCGATTGACGACGACGCCAAAGCCATGAGCGGGCATCTTATCGAATTTTTGCAGAACGAGATCAAACAGGGGCGTTTGCCGAAAAACCTCCTGCCGTTGCAATCCGGCGTGGGATCGGTGGCCAACGCCGTTATCGCGGGCCTGGTCGACTCCCCCTTTGAGAACCTCTCCGTTTATACCGAAGTCGTCCAGGACGGCATGTTCGATCTTATCGACGCCGGCAAATTGGTGGTGGCTTCCGGCACTTCGCTCAGCCCGTCGCCGGACGCGCTGAAACGCTTTTACGCCAACATCGGCAAATATCTCCCGCGGCTTATCCTGCGTCCGCAGGAAATATCCAACAGCCCTGAAATCGCCCGCCGCTTGGGCGTTATCGCCATGAACACCGCCATAGAATACGACATCTACGGGCACGTCAACTCCACGCATACGCTCGGCACCAAGATGATGAACGGCATCGGCGGTTCCGGCGACTTTGCGAGGAACGCCTACCTGACCTTCTTCTTCACCAATTCCGTGGCCAAAAAAGGCGACATTTCCTCAATTGTGCCCATGTGCTCGCACATCGACTCCACCGAACACGACATCGACGTGTTCGTTACCGAGCGCGGCGTTGCCGACGTCCGCGGGCTGTCCCCGAAAGAACGCGCCAAAGTCATTATCGAAAAGACCGCTCACCCGGACTACCAGCCGCTGCTTAGGGATTACGTGAAAAGGGCTATCGACAAGCTCGGCCCTGTCCATACGCCGCACCTTTTGGGAGAAGCGCTGTCGTTTCACACCCGTTTTGCCGAAACCGGCAGCATGAAAGTAAAATAA
- a CDS encoding (2Fe-2S) ferredoxin domain-containing protein has product MKSLEELKKLREKLQSDTKLRAADGIKVIVGMGTCGIAAGAREVMAALMDEVKKRGVAGVAFQQTGCIGMCDKEVLVDIISPGGPRITYGNVRPSDAGRLVAEHVVNGQIVKDLVVAKSV; this is encoded by the coding sequence ATGAAGTCGCTGGAAGAGTTGAAAAAACTGAGGGAAAAATTGCAGTCCGACACCAAATTGCGCGCGGCGGACGGCATAAAGGTAATCGTTGGCATGGGTACGTGCGGGATCGCCGCCGGCGCGCGGGAAGTAATGGCGGCGCTGATGGACGAAGTAAAAAAAAGGGGCGTTGCCGGCGTTGCATTTCAGCAGACCGGCTGCATAGGCATGTGCGACAAAGAAGTGCTGGTGGACATCATTTCGCCGGGCGGGCCGCGCATAACTTACGGCAATGTCCGGCCGTCCGACGCGGGCAGACTGGTCGCCGAGCACGTGGTCAACGGGCAAATAGTAAAAGATTTGGTCGTGGCCAAATCAGTATGA
- the nuoF gene encoding NADH-quinone oxidoreductase subunit NuoF → MQFIRSHVLVCGGTGCMSSGSRQVQANLEGEIARRGLGGEVRVVQTGCHGFCEMGPLVIIYPEGVFYVSVKAEDVPEIVENHLYKGRIVERLLYREPLSQERIPSYDEINFYKKQRRVILKNCGRINPDDINEYIAAGGYEALGKALTLMTPAAVVEEVKKSGLRGRGGAGFPTGMKWQFARQSPGEKKYIVCNADEGDPGAFMDRSVLEGDPHRIIEGMAVCGYAIGADEGYIYVRAEYPLAIKRLRTAIAQAEEMGFLGKDIFGSGFAFSLHIKEGAGAFVCGEETALLQSIEGKRGMPRPRPPFPAVSGLWGKPTNINNVETFANILPIIVDGGEKYAEIGTEKSKGTKIFALTGKINNTGLAEVPMGIAMREIIYDIGGGIVGGKKFKAVQIGGPSGGCLPEEMLDLTIDYDSLTAAGAMMGSGGLVVMDETTCMVDVAKFFLTFTQSESCGKCTPCREGTKRMLEILTRITDGEGRDGDIALLEDLARGIKQTALCGLGQTAPNPVLSTLKYFRHEYEAHIKDHVCPAGACANLTGYTITDGCRGCGMCKKACPVGAIAGEIKQRHTINHSVCIKCGACESQCPFKAIRKGA, encoded by the coding sequence ATGCAATTTATAAGATCGCACGTGCTTGTCTGCGGGGGCACTGGCTGCATGTCGTCAGGCTCGCGGCAGGTGCAGGCGAACCTTGAGGGCGAGATAGCCAGGCGCGGCCTTGGCGGCGAGGTGAGGGTCGTGCAGACGGGCTGCCATGGGTTTTGCGAAATGGGGCCTTTGGTGATAATTTATCCCGAAGGGGTGTTTTATGTTTCGGTCAAAGCCGAGGACGTGCCGGAAATCGTGGAAAACCACCTTTACAAAGGGCGCATAGTCGAACGGCTGCTTTATCGCGAGCCTTTGAGCCAGGAACGGATACCAAGCTATGACGAAATAAATTTTTACAAAAAGCAGCGCCGCGTCATATTGAAAAATTGCGGGCGCATCAACCCCGACGACATCAATGAGTACATAGCGGCGGGCGGCTATGAGGCGCTGGGCAAGGCGCTTACCCTGATGACGCCGGCGGCGGTCGTGGAAGAGGTAAAAAAATCCGGTTTGCGCGGGCGCGGCGGCGCCGGGTTCCCTACCGGCATGAAATGGCAGTTTGCCCGGCAGTCGCCGGGGGAGAAAAAATACATCGTTTGCAACGCCGACGAAGGCGATCCGGGCGCGTTCATGGACCGCAGCGTACTGGAAGGCGACCCGCACAGGATAATTGAGGGCATGGCCGTCTGCGGGTACGCCATAGGCGCGGACGAGGGCTATATTTATGTCAGGGCCGAATACCCGCTGGCGATCAAGCGGTTGCGCACGGCCATTGCCCAGGCCGAGGAAATGGGCTTTTTGGGCAAAGACATTTTCGGGAGCGGCTTTGCCTTTTCCCTGCACATAAAGGAAGGCGCCGGGGCTTTCGTTTGCGGCGAGGAGACGGCGCTTTTGCAGTCCATTGAAGGAAAGCGCGGCATGCCGCGCCCGCGCCCGCCCTTTCCTGCCGTGTCGGGGCTGTGGGGAAAGCCCACCAACATAAACAACGTCGAGACATTCGCGAACATTCTGCCCATCATTGTGGACGGCGGGGAAAAATACGCCGAGATCGGCACGGAGAAATCCAAAGGCACCAAAATATTCGCCCTGACCGGCAAGATAAACAATACCGGGCTGGCGGAAGTGCCCATGGGCATTGCCATGCGCGAGATTATCTACGACATAGGCGGCGGCATAGTCGGCGGCAAGAAATTCAAGGCGGTGCAGATCGGCGGGCCCTCCGGCGGCTGCCTGCCGGAGGAGATGCTCGATCTTACGATAGATTACGATTCCCTGACGGCGGCGGGGGCGATGATGGGTTCGGGCGGCCTGGTCGTCATGGACGAGACCACTTGCATGGTGGACGTCGCCAAGTTTTTTCTTACCTTTACCCAGTCCGAATCCTGCGGCAAATGTACGCCCTGCCGCGAGGGGACCAAAAGGATGCTGGAAATACTTACCCGCATAACGGACGGCGAAGGCCGCGACGGGGACATAGCCCTGCTGGAGGATCTGGCCCGCGGCATAAAGCAGACCGCCCTTTGCGGGCTGGGGCAGACCGCGCCCAATCCAGTGCTGAGCACGCTCAAATATTTCCGGCATGAATACGAAGCGCACATAAAGGACCATGTCTGCCCGGCCGGGGCCTGCGCCAACCTGACGGGATACACGATAACCGACGGCTGCCGCGGCTGCGGCATGTGCAAAAAAGCCTGCCCGGTCGGTGCCATCGCCGGCGAAATCAAGCAGCGGCACACCATAAACCATAGTGTCTGCATCAAATGCGGCGCCTGCGAGAGCCAATGCCCGTTCAAGGCTATCAGGAAAGGAGCGTGA